The Vicinamibacterales bacterium DNA segment GCCGCCGCCGCGCATTACCAGGCGACGGGCAAGAAGAACTTCCTCGACGTGGCCACCAGGGCGGCCGACCTGCTGGTGAACACCTTCGGCCCTGGCAAGCGGACGATCTGGCCGGGGCATCAGATCACCGAGATGGCGCTCGTGAAGCTGTACCGCGTCACGGGCCGCGAGGACTACCTGACCCTGGCAAGATTCCTGATCGACCAGCGCGGCCCCGACACCGTCCCGCCCGGCGAGACCATCAACCCCAGCGGACTCGAGTACAACCAGGCGCAGGCGCACGTCATCGATCAGAGCGAGCCGGTCGGCCACGCCGTCCGCGCCATGTACATGTATTCCGGCATGGCGGACGTGGCGGCGCTCGAGAACGACGCGAAGATCGAGGCGGCTGGCGATCGCATCTGGGAGAACCTCGTCAAGTCGAAGCTCTATCTCACGGGCGGCATCGGCGCCGCGGCCGGCCACGAGGGATTCGGCGATCCGTACGAGCTGCCGAACATGACGGCCTACAACGAAACGTGTGCCTCGGTCGGCATGGACTACTGGAACCACCGGCAGTTCCTGCTGCACGGCGACGCCAAGTACATCGACATCATGGAGCGGACGCTCTACAACGGGCTTATCTCGGGCGTCTCGCTGAAGGGGGACACCTTTTTCTATCCGAACCCGCTCGAGTCGAATGGCCAGCATGCGCGGCAGGAGTGGTTCGGGGTCGCCTGCTGCCCCGGCAACATCACCCGCTTCATGGCCTCGGTGCCCGGCTACATCTACGCGAAGAAAGCGGACACGCTCTACGTGAACCTGTACGCCGGCGGCAGCGCCGACGTCGATCTCGCGGGTGGCAAGCTGAAGGTCGAACAGCACACCCGCTATCCGTGGGACGGTGCGGTGACGATCCGACTGACGCCAGACACCGCGCGCGCCTTCACCGTGGACGTCCGGATTCCCGGCTGGGCGCGCGAGCAGCCGGTCCCATCGGATCTCTATCGCTATGCGGACGCGGCGGCACCGGCGCCGACGCTGTCGGTCAATGCCACGCCGGTCCCGCTCACGGTCGGCGCCGACGGCTACGCCGCGATCACGCGGACGTGGAACGCCGGCGACACGATCGAGCTGAACCTCCCGATGCCCGTCCGGCGCATCGCCGCCCACGACAAGGTCGCGGCCGATCGCGATCGCGTCGCGCTGCAGCGCGGTCCGATCGTCTATGCCGCCGAGTGGCCCGACAATCCCAACGGCAAGGTCAGGAACATCGTCCTGCCTGGCGCCAGCGCCCTGAAGGCGGCGTTTCGCGACGATCTCCTGAACGGCGTCGACGTGATCACGGGACCGGCGTTCGGGCTCTCCTACGACGCAGCCGGAAAGGTGCGCAAGGTCCAGCAGCCGTTCGTCGCCATCCCCTACGCGACCTGGGCAAACCGCGGCCGCGGCCAGATGGCCGTGTGGATTGCGACCGCCGACGCGGCGGCCAAGCCGACGCCTTACCCGACCGTGGCCACCACCTCGACGCTGACGAATTCGCCGAGCACCAGACGCATCCAGAACATCATCGACGGCGAGACGCCGTCGGCTTCGAACGACTCGACGTCGTACTTCGACTGGTGGCCGCGCAACGGATGCCCGTCCGCTCCCCCCGCTCCTCCTGGAGACTCCGGAGGGCAGGCGCGTCCGTGCTCCACCGGGGAATGGATCGAGATGGCGTTCGCGAAGCCGTCCACGATCTCGGCAGCGCAGGTCTACTGGTTCGACGACACCGGGCGCGGCGGAGTGCGCGTGCCGCAGTCGTGGCGCCTCCTCTACCGGGAAGGGGACGAGTGGAAACCGGTCCACGCCTCAATGGAGTACGGCGTCGCCAGGGATCGCTTCAACAGCGTCCGCTTCGCGCCGGTGACGACCAGCGCGCTGCGCCTCGAGTTGACCATGCAGGCTGGCGTGTCAGCCGGCGTGCAGAAGTGGACGGTGAAGTGAGCAGATCGGTGATCTGAAAATGCGATCGGCCTGTCGGGATCGCGGCGCCTGGACGGCTTGGACCGTCGATCAAAGGTGATATCGTGGTTATGCCAGTCGTCCACTCGAGGTTGCCGATGCACGTTCGTCTGACGCTCGCCCTTCTGCTCGCCGTCGTGCCGCTGGCCGCTGCGCCGCCCCGTCAGGCTCCCCAAGCTCAGGAACCGCAGCCCCAGGAGACGCTTCCCAAGGTGCCGAACGACTCGCTTCGAGCGACGATCGAGGGCTGCCTGAAGGGGCGCGTCATCCGCGCCTACGACGTGCGCCAGCCCGATACGACCACAGGCATCCCGATCCACAGCAAGTCGTTTCGGGTCGAGGGCAAGAAGGACGTGATCGAGCTCGTGAAGAAGAACGACGGGATGCACGTGGAGATCGTCGGGATTATCAAGAAGTCGGCGCTGATCGAGCCGGGGATGAAATTCAAGGGCGGGCGGGTGGTCGTCGGCGGCGGAAGCAGCGCGGCGGGCATGAGCGGCAGTGCCCCGGATCCTGCCGAGAACGTGGTCGTCGTCGACGCCGAGAGGTTGACCCCGTTCGGCGACAGCTGCACCGGCAAGTAGCCCGTCCCCGCGCCGGGGCTCAATGGGTCATCGAGTAGATGATGTAGTTGACCCCGAGCTTGTACGCCTCGTTGGAGAGATCAATCGGCGCGAACCCCGTATCCGACCACTCCCAGTACTGCGAGACGTCGTTGTTGTAGTTGGCGATGATCTGGAGCGGCTTGTTCGGATTGTCGTGGTCGGACAGGCCGAAGAACATCGGCGTGCCGCGGTCGTAGGCCTGGTGGAACTGCAGCGTCTGGATGTCGAAGAACGAGTGAAAGATCGGATGCGTGAGCGGAATCTCGCGCAGGTGCTCGCCCGGCAGCACGCGCTGCATCGACTCGGTGAAGTTCTCCCAGTCGTATGGCCCACGGAAATCGTCGAAGATGATGAACCCGCCCTTCAGCAGGTACTGGCGCATCGCGATGACGTCCTTGTCGGAGAGCTCCATGAACCCCGGTTCGGTCGCGTAGACCACGGGGTACTGGAACAGCGCCGGATCGCCGATGTTCACCACCCGCGTGCCGTCGACGTGCGGGTTCATGTCGGTGACCGCGTTCAGAATTCTGACGATGTTGTTCTCGGCTCTGGAGCCTTCGCGAATCGGCAGGTAGCCGTGCGCCCACGCCGGCAGGCCGCCGTAGTAGTAGCCGCCGGGGCCGGTGGTGAAGCTGAGCCGGGCGAAGACGTAGCGCCCGTCGTAGTTGGGGGCCGCATCGATGGGCACGTCGATCGGCGACATGTTCCAGCGGCGCTGTGCCGCCGCGGTCAGCGCGGACGCCGCCACCAGCACGGCGATCAGAAACGGTCGGACGAGGCGGCGCATGGAACCTCCGGCGCGAACACTGTAAGCCTACGCCTTTCCCGCATCCACGTCGAGGATGAAGGAAATCAGGCCGCGGAAGTAGGTCTGCTGGTCGTCGTACTCGGCGAGGTGGCTGCCGTTGGGACAGAACAGAAAGCGTCCCTTGGGCAGCTGCTTGGCCACCCACTCCATGTGGGCCGGGTCCATCGTGTCGTACTTGGCGCCGATGACGAGCGTCGGCACCGCGATGTTGTGGATGTCCTTGGTGCGATCCCAGTTGGCGAGCTTGCCGCTGGCGCCCATCTCGCTCGGCCCCTGCATCGGCACGTAGATCTTCGGGTTCTCGTGCTTGAACGCACGCGTGACCGGATCAGGCCACTGATCGGGCGGCATCCGGAGCAGGTGCTGGGTGTAGAAATTCGGGATGAGCAGCTCCATGTAGCGCGGATCCTCGTACTTCCCCGCCGCCTCGAGCTCCTTGATCTCGGCCAGCGCGGTCTGATCCATCGCCGGCATCAGCACCTTCTGCGCGTACTCGTTGTACTGCGGGATGCTCATCATCATGTTGGAGATGACCAGCCCCTTCAGGTTCTGCTGATACTTGAGCGCGTACTCGGCGGCGAGCAGGCCGCCCCACGACTGGCCGAAGAGATAGAAGTTGTCCTTCGTCAGGCCCAGCGCCTGGCGGACCTGCTCCACTTCCTCGACGAAGCGCGGCAGCTCCCACAGTTCCGGTTTGTCCGGCTGGTCGCTATAGTACGAACCGAGCTGATCGTAGTAGTAGTACTCGATGCCGGCGCCGGGGAAATAGCTGTCGAACGCCTCGAGATACTCGTGTGTGACGCCGGGACCGCCGTGCAGGAGCAGCACCTTGATGCGCGGATTGCTGCCGACCCGCTTGGTCCACACCTTGAAACTGCCGGCGGGCGTCGTGATCGGAATCATCCGCACCCCGCCGGCCAGCACGTCGGGACGGCCGGCGTTGTCGAAGTAGGCGTTCGGCTGTGCCGTCGTGCCAGCCTGCCCTGCTCCAGGCGCCTGCGCCCTCGCGCAGCCCGCAACCAGCACACACACCGCACCGACGACAAAAAGTCTCATGCCGCTGGATTGTACCCAACTCGATGCGCCTGTCACGCGCGTACTAAAGCACTCGCAGGCGCCGCCCCGGCAGGAACGGTGACGAGGCGATCTGCCCTTCGAAGGCGGCCCCCCAGCGGCCGGGAATCGCCGTGCCGCAATCGGGACACGCGCCAGACGACGTGATCCGGTAGGAGCGAACCAGGTATCCATAGCGCTCGACGAGCAGCGCCGAGCACTGATGGCAGCGCGTGTTCTCGAGATCTCCGACGTGGCCTGGCAGGTTGCCGGCATAGACGTATTTCAAACCGGCATCCTGCGCAAACGCCGCCGCCCGCATCAGCATCTCGGGCGTCGTATTCTCGGGATCGCTCATCCGGTAGTCCTTGTGAAACGCGGTCACGTGCCAGGGCAGCAGCGGCGACACCGACGCGACGAACGCCGTCAGCCGCCTCAGTTCGTCGTCGCTGTCGTTGAAGCCTCGAATCAGCAGCGTGACGAGCTCCACCCATACACCCATCTCGTGCAGCCGACGGATCGTGAACAGGATCGGATCAAGCCGGCCGCCGAGCTGCCGGTAGTGCCGATCGTCGAAGCTCTTGAGATCGACCTTATAGAGATCGATGTACGGCCTGATGTAGCTCAGCACCCGATCGGTGCCGTTGCCGTTGGAGACGAAGCCCGTCATCAGTCCGGCAGTGCGCGCGTGCCGGAAAATCTCGACGGCCCACTCCGCGGTGATGAGCGGCTCGTTGTAGGTCGAGACGACCACCCGCGCGCCGAGGCGGCGGGCGTCGGCGACGAGCGCGGCGGGCGACGCGTCGGACGGCGGCGCAGTCGCGTTCGGATCGCGGAGGGCCTGCGACGTGACCCAGTTCTGGCAGTACGAGCAGTGAAGGTCGCAGCCGAGCATCCCGAACGAATACGCGAGCGCCCCCGGGTGGGCGTGGAAGAACGGCTTCTTCTCGATCGGATCGCACTGCACGCCGCCGACGTAGCCCCAGGGTACGCGCAGCCGTCCGCCCTCGACGAATCGCACCTTGCAGACGCCGGACGCACCCTCGGGAATCGGGCACGCGTGCCCGCAGGCGTAGCAGCGGATTCGATCTCTCGCGATCGGCTCGACCAGCTCGGACGCCGCTTCCGTGGTCCGCTCGGCCAGCACTTCGGTAAGCGTGGCCATACGGCCCCATTATGCCAGTTACAATCGAGGCATGAAGACCGTCGCGGTCATCGGCGCCTCGTCCAATCGCGCCAAGTTCGGCAATCGGGCGCTGCGCGCCTTCGAACGGCAGGGCTACAAGGTCCTGGCGATCAATCCCAACGAAGCCGAGGTGGAGGGCCACAAGACGTATCCTTCGGTGCTCGACGTGCCGGAAGCAATCGACATGGCGACGGTTTACGTGCCGGGGCACATCGGCGTGAAGATCCTCGACGACCTCGCCAAGAAGGGGGTGCCTGAAATCTGGTTGAATCCTGGCGCCGACGAGGACGCCGT contains these protein-coding regions:
- a CDS encoding glycoside hydrolase family 127 protein, which codes for MRILRYTLVILTALLVDFAAQTHFASLATLAKDRPDYPVQPVPFTAVKLDDVFWAPRIETNRKVTIPAAFQKCEESGRVNNFERAAQALRGEAHDMKAPGYPFDDTDLYKVIEGASYVLSVQPDPKLDSYVDGLIAKIAAAQEPDGYIYTTRTINPENPHRWSGKQRWVNERNDSHELYDLGHLFEAAAAHYQATGKKNFLDVATRAADLLVNTFGPGKRTIWPGHQITEMALVKLYRVTGREDYLTLARFLIDQRGPDTVPPGETINPSGLEYNQAQAHVIDQSEPVGHAVRAMYMYSGMADVAALENDAKIEAAGDRIWENLVKSKLYLTGGIGAAAGHEGFGDPYELPNMTAYNETCASVGMDYWNHRQFLLHGDAKYIDIMERTLYNGLISGVSLKGDTFFYPNPLESNGQHARQEWFGVACCPGNITRFMASVPGYIYAKKADTLYVNLYAGGSADVDLAGGKLKVEQHTRYPWDGAVTIRLTPDTARAFTVDVRIPGWAREQPVPSDLYRYADAAAPAPTLSVNATPVPLTVGADGYAAITRTWNAGDTIELNLPMPVRRIAAHDKVAADRDRVALQRGPIVYAAEWPDNPNGKVRNIVLPGASALKAAFRDDLLNGVDVITGPAFGLSYDAAGKVRKVQQPFVAIPYATWANRGRGQMAVWIATADAAAKPTPYPTVATTSTLTNSPSTRRIQNIIDGETPSASNDSTSYFDWWPRNGCPSAPPAPPGDSGGQARPCSTGEWIEMAFAKPSTISAAQVYWFDDTGRGGVRVPQSWRLLYREGDEWKPVHASMEYGVARDRFNSVRFAPVTTSALRLELTMQAGVSAGVQKWTVK
- a CDS encoding DUF4159 domain-containing protein — its product is MRRLVRPFLIAVLVAASALTAAAQRRWNMSPIDVPIDAAPNYDGRYVFARLSFTTGPGGYYYGGLPAWAHGYLPIREGSRAENNIVRILNAVTDMNPHVDGTRVVNIGDPALFQYPVVYATEPGFMELSDKDVIAMRQYLLKGGFIIFDDFRGPYDWENFTESMQRVLPGEHLREIPLTHPIFHSFFDIQTLQFHQAYDRGTPMFFGLSDHDNPNKPLQIIANYNNDVSQYWEWSDTGFAPIDLSNEAYKLGVNYIIYSMTH
- a CDS encoding proline iminopeptidase-family hydrolase, translated to MRLFVVGAVCVLVAGCARAQAPGAGQAGTTAQPNAYFDNAGRPDVLAGGVRMIPITTPAGSFKVWTKRVGSNPRIKVLLLHGGPGVTHEYLEAFDSYFPGAGIEYYYYDQLGSYYSDQPDKPELWELPRFVEEVEQVRQALGLTKDNFYLFGQSWGGLLAAEYALKYQQNLKGLVISNMMMSIPQYNEYAQKVLMPAMDQTALAEIKELEAAGKYEDPRYMELLIPNFYTQHLLRMPPDQWPDPVTRAFKHENPKIYVPMQGPSEMGASGKLANWDRTKDIHNIAVPTLVIGAKYDTMDPAHMEWVAKQLPKGRFLFCPNGSHLAEYDDQQTYFRGLISFILDVDAGKA
- the amrS gene encoding AmmeMemoRadiSam system radical SAM enzyme; its protein translation is MATLTEVLAERTTEAASELVEPIARDRIRCYACGHACPIPEGASGVCKVRFVEGGRLRVPWGYVGGVQCDPIEKKPFFHAHPGALAYSFGMLGCDLHCSYCQNWVTSQALRDPNATAPPSDASPAALVADARRLGARVVVSTYNEPLITAEWAVEIFRHARTAGLMTGFVSNGNGTDRVLSYIRPYIDLYKVDLKSFDDRHYRQLGGRLDPILFTIRRLHEMGVWVELVTLLIRGFNDSDDELRRLTAFVASVSPLLPWHVTAFHKDYRMSDPENTTPEMLMRAAAFAQDAGLKYVYAGNLPGHVGDLENTRCHQCSALLVERYGYLVRSYRITSSGACPDCGTAIPGRWGAAFEGQIASSPFLPGRRLRVL
- a CDS encoding CoA-binding protein, with the protein product MKTVAVIGASSNRAKFGNRALRAFERQGYKVLAINPNEAEVEGHKTYPSVLDVPEAIDMATVYVPGHIGVKILDDLAKKGVPEIWLNPGADEDAVLERARALGLNVIVACSIMGIGESPWGG